The Vespa velutina chromosome 4, iVesVel2.1, whole genome shotgun sequence genome has a window encoding:
- the LOC124948438 gene encoding GA-binding protein subunit beta-2, protein MQAESICANDIEGLDEDTLIPVEILSCDVSQRSRSQDALSIVELGKQLLLSAKNGDTETVRELMCRGAPFTTDCLGTSALHLAAQNNHTETAEVLLRAGISRDARTKVDRTPLHMAAYEGHHQMAQLLLNYGADVDSRDMLKMTPLHWAVEREHIEVMHVLLEHGADANATSKFDKTPISLALEHDRLDLVDILQQEREIIGIQAQQQNQASSAELEVATHNLIQLEAEAEAANEEQQKLELAQQQSQSKRKNTQGNKKPRMILQQIHVPPSTEMEPEKEMKDTEEIINTNNVNNNKKRKDVTTMSGVNKQFRLLEAHGITMIPMDDDASIVENAMESGRTVVLTEAGKLALNLTRGSPLSMKRLQVTSRRGTPRKVIAIRADQILNQNAPSLTSRGPNILKRSSVDNKAGKLFISSLSTAVTVPTLTQSQYTTASENKIVTSSSKITEPIILQLDDDIEEVIEEDNTDNNEPVMDIAVLNRQLAEARRQAAEYRKQLQKKEEEAEIYKQQLKNIASQRKSK, encoded by the exons ATGCAAGCTGAGAGTATCTGTGCCAATGATATCGAGGGACTGGACGAAGACACTCTTATACCA GTTGAAATTTTATCTTGCGATGTCTCCCAACGTTCACGTTCTCAAGATGCCTTATCAATAGTAGAATTAGGAAAGCAATTATTACTTAGTGCAAAAAATGGAGACACAGAGACTGTTCGTGAACTTATGTGTAGAGGAGCACCCTTCACGACAGattgt cTTGGTACAAGTGCTTTGCATTTGGCAGCACAAAATAATCATACAGAAACCGCTGAAGTTTTACTCAGAGCAGGAATATCCAGAGATGCAAGAACCAAGGTAGACAGAACACCACTGCATATGGCCGCTTATGAAGGTCATCATCAGATGGCACAGTTATTGTTAAACTATGGAGCTGATGTTGATAGTAGAGACATG CTTAAGATGACTCCTTTACATTGGGCAGTAGAAAGGGAACATATAGAAGTGATGCATGTTTTATTGGAACATGGTGCAGATGCAAATGCAACTAGTAAATTTGACAAGACACCAATTAGCCTAGCTTTGGAACATGATAGACTTGACTTGGTGGACATACTTCAGCAAGAACGAGAAATTATAGGAATACAAGCCCAACAACAAAATCAAGCTAGTTCTGCAGAATTAGAAGTAGCAACTcacaatttaattcaattagaaGCAGAAGCAGAAGCAGCAAATGAAGAACAACAAAAACTAGAACTTGCTCAACAACAATCACAATCAAAACGTAAAAATACCCAAG GTAATAAAAAGCCAAGAATGATTCTTCAACAAATTCATGTACCACCATCTACTGAAATGGAaccagaaaaagaaatgaaagatacagaggaaattattaatacgaataatgttaacaataataaaaaacgtaAAGATGTAACAACAATGAGTGGAGTCAATAAACAATTCAGGTTATTAGAAGCACATGGAATTACAATGATACCAATGGATGATGATGCGTCCATTGTAGAGAATGCAATGGAAAGTGGAAGAACTGTTGTCCTTACAG AGGCTGGTAAACTTGCCTTAAACTTAACAAGAGGTTCTCCATTAAGTATGAAACGACTTCAAGTAACTTCAAGAAGAGGAACTCCAAGAAAAGTGATAGCTATACGAGCAGATCAgattttaaatcaaaatgCACCTAGCCTTACATCCCGTGGCCCGAACATATTAAAAAGATCTTCCGTAGATAATAAAGctggaaaattatttatttcttctctttcaactGCTGTGACTGTTCCAACATTAACGCAATCTCAATATACAACAGCGTCAGAg AACAAAATAGTCACTTCATCTTCCAAGATAACAGAACCAATCATTTTACAACTGGATGATGATATAGAAGAAGTCatagaagaagataatacagataataatgaGCCAGTAATGGATATAGCAGTGCTTAATAGACAGTTAGCAGAAGCCCGAAGACAAGCCGCCGAATATCGCAAGCAATTacaaaaaaaggaggaggaagcaGAAATATACAAACAGCAACTTAAAAACATCGCATCTCAAAGaaaatctaaataa